A genomic segment from Nocardia cyriacigeorgica GUH-2 encodes:
- a CDS encoding SDR family NAD(P)-dependent oxidoreductase: MRRFDGRRVVVTGAGSGIGQGIALRLLDEGAQLVAVDIDEPGLAATADKAGDAADRLRTVRLDIADQDSVRTGTATALDFLGGLDVLVNSAGILRPARTHEMPLDAWDTVIRVNLTGTFLMTQAALPALLESGRGVVVNLSSTAAFQGSPYLAAYAASKGGVASFTHAIALEYAKQGLRAVNIVPAGITSGITTKSILEQPEGFDPSLFARLTGWLNGGALGSPEDIAGVVAMVASDDGRYMTGTEIRVDGGALM; the protein is encoded by the coding sequence ATGCGCAGATTTGACGGCCGCCGGGTGGTGGTGACAGGTGCCGGATCGGGTATCGGACAGGGCATCGCATTGCGACTGCTCGATGAGGGGGCCCAGTTGGTGGCCGTCGACATCGACGAGCCGGGCCTGGCCGCCACCGCGGACAAGGCGGGCGACGCCGCCGACCGACTGCGGACGGTGCGGCTGGACATCGCCGATCAGGACTCGGTGCGCACCGGCACCGCGACGGCCCTCGACTTCCTCGGCGGGCTCGATGTGCTCGTGAATTCCGCGGGCATCTTGCGGCCCGCCCGCACCCACGAGATGCCGCTGGACGCCTGGGACACCGTCATCCGGGTCAACCTCACCGGCACCTTCCTGATGACCCAGGCCGCTCTGCCCGCCCTGCTCGAGTCCGGGCGCGGCGTGGTGGTGAATCTCTCCTCTACCGCGGCGTTCCAGGGCTCGCCGTACCTGGCGGCCTACGCGGCGTCCAAGGGCGGCGTCGCCAGCTTCACCCACGCCATCGCGCTGGAGTACGCCAAGCAGGGCCTGCGCGCGGTGAACATCGTGCCGGCCGGCATCACCAGCGGGATCACCACCAAGTCGATCCTGGAACAACCGGAGGGTTTCGATCCCAGCCTGTTCGCCCGGCTGACCGGCTGGCTCAACGGCGGCGCGCTCGGCAGCCCGGAGGATATCGCCGGCGTCGTCGCCATGGTCGCCTCCGACGACGGGCGCTATATGACCGGCACCGAGATCCGGGTCGACGGCGGCGCCCTGATGTGA
- a CDS encoding class I SAM-dependent methyltransferase translates to MSGLRDRILSTVAGQLGNPHGLLGKVVAPVLNRSNGRAIRAAVDAALETPADAPVVADIGFGGGTGLRMLLDRAGANGTVHGIEISTDMLERAESGFAADIAAGRLRLAEGSLTALPLDTDSLDAAITCNTVYFVDDLPAACAELARVVRPGGRLVVGIGDPDAMKKMPFTGYGFTLRPVAEVIDTLTAAGCAVEHRRITNPPIPFHLLIARPAAS, encoded by the coding sequence ATGAGTGGGCTCCGTGACCGCATCCTCTCGACCGTCGCCGGTCAGCTCGGCAATCCGCACGGCCTGCTCGGCAAGGTCGTCGCGCCGGTATTGAACCGCAGCAACGGCCGTGCCATCAGGGCGGCCGTCGACGCCGCCCTCGAAACTCCTGCCGACGCGCCGGTGGTGGCCGATATCGGCTTCGGCGGCGGCACCGGGCTGCGGATGCTGCTGGACCGGGCCGGTGCGAACGGCACCGTCCACGGCATCGAGATCTCCACCGACATGCTGGAGCGGGCCGAATCCGGCTTCGCCGCCGATATCGCCGCCGGCCGGTTGCGCCTGGCCGAAGGCTCGCTCACCGCACTGCCGCTGGACACCGACAGCCTCGATGCCGCGATCACCTGCAACACCGTCTATTTCGTCGACGACCTGCCCGCGGCTTGCGCCGAGCTGGCGCGCGTGGTGCGGCCCGGCGGACGACTGGTCGTCGGCATCGGCGATCCGGACGCCATGAAGAAGATGCCGTTCACCGGCTACGGCTTCACGCTGCGCCCGGTCGCCGAGGTGATCGACACGCTGACCGCGGCAGGCTGCGCGGTCGAGCACCGGCGGATCACCAACCCGCCGATCCCGTTCCATCTGCTCATCGCCCGGCCGGCCGCGTCCTGA
- a CDS encoding stage II sporulation protein M produces the protein MDVDAYSYAHRGAWNRLDFLARKGTLTGAEADELVALYRRTSQQLARLQTHSPDPELVAGLSAVLARARAKVLGTRADTWSEIGRFFTHRFPAAVYRAWPWWAAVAAVFLLVTAGIAGWVAESDSARSVLGIPSNTDAITAPGGAFETYYSEHPNEAFAAQVWTNNAWVSAIALFTGVLILPALYLLFMNALNLGVTAGLMAEAGRLESFFGFILPHGTLELTAVFVAGGAGLKLGWTLVDPGRLSRLEAVARQGRATATIALGLVGVLLVSGLLEGFVTPSGRPAPVRIGIGFAAEALFLLYVFGAGRRAALERDRAETDQPVAAGVDRPR, from the coding sequence ATGGACGTGGACGCATACAGCTACGCGCATCGCGGGGCCTGGAACCGGCTGGACTTCCTGGCCCGCAAGGGCACCCTCACCGGCGCCGAGGCCGACGAGCTGGTGGCACTGTATCGGCGCACCTCCCAGCAGCTGGCCCGGTTGCAGACCCACAGCCCGGATCCGGAACTCGTCGCGGGGCTGAGCGCGGTGCTGGCGCGCGCCCGGGCCAAGGTGCTCGGCACCCGGGCCGACACGTGGTCGGAGATCGGGCGGTTCTTCACCCACCGCTTCCCGGCCGCGGTGTATCGCGCGTGGCCGTGGTGGGCGGCGGTGGCGGCGGTGTTCCTGCTGGTGACCGCGGGGATCGCCGGCTGGGTGGCCGAGTCCGATTCGGCGCGTTCGGTTCTCGGTATCCCCTCGAACACCGACGCGATCACCGCGCCCGGCGGCGCGTTCGAGACCTATTACTCCGAGCATCCGAACGAGGCGTTCGCGGCGCAGGTGTGGACCAATAACGCCTGGGTGTCGGCGATCGCCCTGTTCACCGGGGTGCTGATCCTGCCCGCGCTGTATCTGCTGTTCATGAACGCGCTCAATCTCGGTGTCACGGCCGGGCTGATGGCCGAGGCGGGGCGGCTGGAATCGTTCTTCGGTTTCATCCTGCCGCACGGCACGCTCGAGCTCACCGCGGTCTTCGTCGCCGGCGGTGCGGGGCTGAAACTCGGCTGGACGCTGGTGGATCCGGGCCGGCTGAGCCGGCTGGAGGCGGTGGCGCGCCAGGGCAGGGCCACCGCGACGATCGCGCTCGGTCTGGTGGGCGTGCTGCTGGTGTCGGGCCTGCTGGAGGGTTTCGTGACGCCGAGCGGCCGGCCCGCGCCGGTGCGCATCGGGATCGGGTTCGCGGCCGAGGCGTTGTTTCTGCTCTATGTGTTCGGCGCCGGGCGCCGGGCGGCCCTGGAACGCGACCGTGCGGAAACCGACCAGCCGGTAGCTGCTGGAGTGGATCGGCCACGGTAG
- a CDS encoding RDD family protein: MAEFTTGEAVALELPIARIPTRAGAFFVDVLVQMFIGWTLMFGIVSLLLPSGADSAWLATAALVTVIATLVGYPVACETLSRGRTLGKLIFGLRVVRADGGPIDFRHALTRGLAGAIVDFWMLGAFGAVAVISSLCSPNARRVGDVLAGTVVVYGQRMLPIPALAVPPPWLADWATRLDPTPLPDDLALAVRQYLTRLRTLTPEAQVALGNALTDAVCARLGITRPGDYPPPQILGSIMAERQRRALTTPLTAPSAIGWAAKPAIAR, from the coding sequence ATGGCTGAGTTCACCACCGGCGAAGCAGTGGCCCTGGAGCTGCCCATCGCGCGCATCCCCACCCGGGCCGGGGCATTCTTCGTCGACGTGCTCGTCCAGATGTTCATCGGCTGGACGCTGATGTTCGGCATCGTCTCGCTGCTGCTGCCCAGCGGAGCCGACTCCGCCTGGCTCGCGACGGCCGCACTCGTCACCGTGATCGCCACGCTGGTCGGCTACCCGGTGGCCTGCGAAACCCTCAGCCGTGGCCGCACCCTCGGCAAGCTGATCTTCGGGCTGCGGGTCGTGCGCGCCGACGGCGGGCCGATCGACTTCCGGCACGCGCTCACCCGGGGCCTGGCCGGCGCGATCGTCGACTTCTGGATGCTCGGCGCGTTCGGCGCCGTCGCTGTGATCAGCTCGCTCTGCTCGCCGAACGCGCGCCGGGTGGGCGATGTACTGGCGGGCACCGTCGTCGTCTATGGACAGCGGATGCTGCCGATCCCGGCGCTGGCCGTGCCGCCGCCCTGGCTCGCCGACTGGGCGACCCGCCTGGACCCCACCCCGCTGCCCGACGATCTCGCGCTGGCGGTGCGGCAGTATCTGACCCGCCTGCGCACCCTCACTCCGGAGGCGCAGGTCGCCCTCGGCAATGCCCTCACCGACGCCGTCTGCGCCCGCCTCGGCATCACCCGCCCCGGCGACTACCCGCCGCCGCAGATCCTCGGCAGCATCATGGCCGAACGACAGCGCCGCGCCCTGACGACACCGCTCACCGCACCGTCGGCCATCGGATGGGCAGCCAAGCCCGCCATCGCCCGATAG
- a CDS encoding DUF58 domain-containing protein yields MVVTGRLFAAAVVGALVVTFVLPSWLGVAVMSALLVVAVLADLAAAGSAGWLTLTREPLTGVRLGRSTEVELVVTNTGPRTVRGMLWDDWPDSARAAGGSHRLALEPGTRTRYRTTLTPTHRGDRAAGPITVRVLGPLGLAGRQTRHDVPARVRALPPFRSEKLLRSKVKRLQHLEGRTVANMRGQGTEFDSFREYVAGDDVRTIDWRATARATDVLVRTWRPERNRHMLMLLDTGRVSAGRVGIGGADGTRLDASIEAALLLGGLAAAAGDSVDLLAFDRQVRAEVRGIGGRRLQSKLMHALAGVTPALVDTDTAALVRAAIDRTRRRSLIVWFTTLDGAAVQENLMPVLPVLAHRHRVLIVSVTDPEVAAAATRRDSPGELYGAAAAESLLAERALVQESLRRTGIDVVAAPPERLPEALADEYLELKQSGGM; encoded by the coding sequence GTGGTCGTCACCGGTCGGCTGTTCGCCGCCGCCGTGGTGGGGGCGCTGGTGGTCACTTTCGTACTGCCGTCCTGGCTGGGCGTCGCGGTGATGAGCGCGCTGCTGGTGGTCGCGGTGCTCGCCGACCTCGCCGCCGCGGGCAGCGCCGGTTGGCTGACGTTGACCCGCGAACCATTGACGGGCGTGCGGCTCGGGCGCAGCACCGAAGTGGAACTCGTGGTGACCAACACCGGGCCGCGCACCGTCCGCGGGATGCTGTGGGACGACTGGCCCGACAGTGCCCGCGCCGCCGGCGGCAGCCACCGGCTCGCGCTGGAACCCGGCACCCGCACCCGCTACCGCACCACCCTCACCCCCACCCATCGCGGTGACCGGGCCGCCGGGCCGATCACCGTGCGCGTCCTCGGACCGCTCGGCCTGGCCGGGCGCCAGACCCGCCACGACGTGCCCGCCCGCGTGCGTGCGCTGCCGCCGTTCCGCAGTGAGAAACTGCTGCGTTCGAAGGTGAAACGGCTGCAACACCTCGAAGGCCGCACGGTGGCGAACATGCGGGGCCAGGGCACCGAATTCGATTCCTTCCGCGAATACGTCGCCGGTGACGACGTGCGCACCATCGACTGGCGGGCCACCGCCCGCGCCACCGACGTCCTGGTGCGCACCTGGCGCCCGGAACGCAACCGGCACATGCTGATGCTGCTCGACACCGGACGGGTGAGCGCGGGCCGGGTGGGCATCGGCGGCGCCGACGGCACCCGGCTGGACGCGAGCATCGAGGCGGCGCTGCTGCTGGGCGGGCTGGCCGCCGCGGCCGGTGATTCGGTGGATCTGCTCGCCTTCGACCGTCAGGTGCGCGCCGAGGTGCGCGGCATCGGCGGCCGGCGGCTGCAATCGAAGCTGATGCACGCCCTGGCCGGGGTGACGCCCGCGCTCGTCGACACCGACACCGCCGCCCTGGTGCGCGCCGCCATCGACCGCACCCGCCGCCGCAGCCTCATCGTCTGGTTCACCACCCTCGACGGCGCCGCGGTGCAGGAGAACCTGATGCCGGTGCTTCCGGTGCTCGCCCACCGTCATCGGGTGCTGATCGTCTCGGTCACCGACCCGGAAGTCGCCGCGGCCGCCACCCGCCGCGACAGCCCCGGCGAACTCTACGGCGCCGCGGCCGCCGAATCACTGCTGGCCGAGCGCGCGCTGGTGCAGGAGTCGTTGCGACGCACCGGCATCGACGTGGTCGCTGCCCCACCGGAGCGTTTGCCGGAAGCCCTCGCGGACGAGTATTTGGAACTCAAGCAGTCGGGCGGGATGTAA
- a CDS encoding AAA family ATPase, whose protein sequence is MTSIDTSKAPSAAEAAAAFAALRTEIGKAVVGNDDAVMYLVLALLCRGHVLLEGVPGVAKTLLVRALATALDLEHSRVQFTPDLMPGDVTGSQIYDPHTTEFTFRSGPVFTNLLLADEINRTPPKTQSALLESMEERQVSVDGTPRPLPDPFVVVATQNPIEQEGTYPLPEAQLDRFLFKVDIQLPERDDEFRILQRHAGGFDPRDLAAAGLRPVAGPAHIAAGRAAVGTVSISPEVLAYIVDICRATRAAPAVQHGASTRGATALMAAARAFAWLNGRGFVTPDDVKTVAVAVLRHRLQLRPEAELDGVSAEGVLRSLLLAVPVPV, encoded by the coding sequence GTGACCAGCATTGACACCAGCAAAGCCCCGAGCGCCGCGGAGGCGGCGGCCGCGTTCGCGGCGCTGCGCACCGAGATCGGCAAGGCGGTGGTCGGCAACGACGACGCCGTCATGTACCTGGTGCTTGCGCTGCTGTGCCGTGGGCATGTGCTGCTGGAAGGCGTTCCCGGCGTGGCCAAGACGCTGCTGGTGCGCGCGCTGGCCACCGCGCTGGATCTCGAGCATTCGCGGGTGCAGTTCACCCCGGATCTGATGCCGGGTGACGTCACCGGATCGCAGATCTACGACCCGCACACCACCGAATTCACCTTCCGCTCCGGCCCGGTGTTCACCAACCTGCTGCTCGCCGACGAGATCAACCGCACGCCGCCGAAAACCCAGTCGGCGCTGCTGGAATCGATGGAAGAACGCCAGGTCTCCGTCGACGGCACCCCGCGCCCGCTGCCGGATCCGTTCGTGGTGGTCGCCACCCAGAACCCGATCGAGCAGGAGGGCACCTACCCGCTGCCCGAGGCGCAGCTGGACCGCTTCCTGTTCAAGGTCGATATCCAGTTGCCCGAGCGCGACGACGAATTCCGCATCCTGCAACGTCACGCCGGCGGCTTCGACCCGCGTGATCTGGCCGCGGCCGGTCTGCGCCCGGTGGCGGGTCCGGCGCATATCGCCGCCGGGCGGGCCGCGGTCGGCACGGTGTCCATCAGTCCCGAGGTGCTGGCCTACATCGTCGATATCTGCCGGGCCACCCGGGCGGCACCGGCCGTGCAGCACGGCGCCTCCACCCGTGGCGCCACCGCGCTGATGGCGGCCGCGCGGGCGTTCGCCTGGTTGAACGGGCGCGGCTTCGTCACCCCGGACGATGTGAAAACCGTTGCGGTGGCGGTGTTGCGGCATCGGTTGCAGCTGCGCCCGGAGGCCGAACTGGACGGGGTGAGCGCCGAAGGGGTGCTGCGGTCGCTGCTGCTCGCGGTTCCGGTTCCGGTGTAG
- a CDS encoding DUF4129 domain-containing protein, translating into MAELNTPGDGPTPQPPRLGSAADHRAAAESALQRRDYDAALRERFRATLRGLEQRGLLDIRRSRTAAETAYEVTTAADPVQHADEFRPAAQSFDEVVYGGRHATEDEYRRLEFVDQFSAAAPPPVAEPREVDAVERAPRTRPSLPPLSDLLRNPKFWATLAAVAALVLLLWAALQSCGAPDAPPPPEPPDIPPDLPEPEFPEDPDFGSGSDSIFERLPAPVAFGGLQFLIAGALLVWWRARRRGALVGEPRPVEVTANELLAGQAALYRRSKDYEYVAAKLRAATLRRVRSPLGVTADTAPEQVVAALIARTGADANWVYAALYGPVPDEPTLEMVAAQLEWIEAEVS; encoded by the coding sequence ATGGCTGAACTGAACACCCCCGGCGATGGCCCCACACCACAACCGCCACGGCTCGGCTCGGCCGCCGATCATCGTGCCGCCGCCGAATCCGCCCTCCAGCGCCGCGATTACGACGCCGCGCTGCGCGAACGCTTCCGCGCCACCCTGCGTGGGCTGGAACAGCGCGGCCTGCTCGATATCCGCCGCTCCCGCACCGCGGCCGAAACCGCGTACGAGGTCACCACCGCGGCCGATCCGGTGCAGCATGCCGACGAATTCCGTCCGGCGGCGCAGAGTTTCGACGAGGTCGTCTACGGCGGCAGGCACGCCACCGAGGACGAATACCGCAGGCTCGAATTCGTCGACCAGTTCTCCGCGGCCGCCCCGCCCCCGGTGGCCGAACCCCGCGAGGTCGATGCCGTCGAACGCGCACCGCGCACCCGGCCGAGCCTGCCGCCGCTGTCCGATCTGCTGCGCAATCCCAAGTTCTGGGCCACCCTCGCCGCCGTCGCCGCGCTGGTCCTGCTGCTGTGGGCGGCGCTGCAATCGTGCGGCGCGCCCGACGCTCCCCCACCCCCCGAACCACCGGACATCCCGCCGGACCTGCCGGAACCCGAGTTTCCCGAGGATCCCGACTTCGGTTCCGGTTCCGACTCCATCTTCGAACGCCTGCCCGCGCCGGTCGCGTTCGGCGGCTTGCAGTTCCTGATCGCAGGCGCGCTGCTGGTGTGGTGGCGGGCGCGGCGGCGCGGGGCGCTGGTCGGTGAACCGCGCCCGGTGGAGGTGACGGCCAACGAGTTGCTCGCCGGTCAGGCCGCGCTGTACCGGCGGTCGAAGGACTACGAATACGTCGCGGCGAAACTGCGCGCGGCCACCCTGCGCCGGGTGCGCTCACCGCTCGGCGTCACCGCCGACACCGCACCGGAACAGGTGGTCGCCGCGCTGATCGCCCGCACCGGGGCCGACGCGAACTGGGTGTACGCCGCGCTGTACGGGCCGGTGCCCGATGAACCCACCTTGGAAATGGTTGCCGCGCAACTCGAATGGATCGAAGCGGAGGTCTCGTGA
- a CDS encoding TetR/AcrR family transcriptional regulator: MTTTTRDRILDALETLLLTKGMSQVTLENVAAAAGVSKGGLLYHFKSKDALLAGLVRRLTERARTQLADSVAAGGSVAEWYLQIPDAESTDEALELELYRSLLATMRTVDATAGPETDVVQQALADMMNSWSDGLDAEIDDPVRADLVRLVGDGIYLRALLGLPPIDPERYRRVVEHLLR; the protein is encoded by the coding sequence GTGACAACGACCACCCGCGACCGCATCCTGGACGCACTCGAGACCCTGCTGCTGACCAAGGGCATGTCCCAGGTGACCCTCGAGAACGTCGCCGCCGCCGCGGGCGTATCCAAGGGCGGGCTGCTCTATCACTTCAAAAGCAAAGACGCGCTGCTGGCCGGGCTGGTCCGCCGGCTCACCGAGCGGGCCCGCACCCAGCTCGCCGATTCCGTCGCCGCGGGCGGCTCGGTGGCCGAGTGGTACCTGCAGATTCCGGACGCCGAATCCACCGACGAAGCGCTCGAACTGGAGCTGTACCGATCGCTGCTGGCCACCATGCGCACCGTCGACGCCACTGCGGGCCCGGAGACCGACGTCGTGCAGCAAGCGCTCGCCGACATGATGAACTCCTGGTCCGACGGCCTGGACGCCGAGATCGACGATCCGGTGCGCGCGGATCTGGTGCGGCTGGTCGGCGACGGGATCTACCTGCGCGCATTGCTGGGCCTGCCGCCGATCGATCCCGAGCGGTATCGACGCGTCGTGGAGCACCTGCTGCGCTGA
- a CDS encoding MFS transporter codes for MDITTGAGPDLRATAPRATTRDWIGLAVLALALLLLAVDATVLDIAVPAISADLAPSTTQLLWIIDVYSFVLAGLLVVMGNLGDRIGRRKLLLIGAAGFGLASLLAAWAVSPEMLIAARVLQGLTGATLMPATLGLIRAMFLDPRQRTFAIAVWGAMAGGGAAAGPLLGGWLLEHYWWGSVFLANLPVMLALVALGPLLIPESKDPNPGRFDIPSAVLSMLALVPFVYAVKEFAAHGVSAVPMVAGVIGVVSGVLFVRRQRTLDQPMLDLRLFELPKFRTAVLTNLLAVFALAGVLFFGSQYLQLVLGRSPMQAGLLLLPGLAASVVGSLLAAVLVQRWRPTAVLGGSLAVAAFGAAMFCWLTADAATGTLPFVLGFGLIGAGVGIALTVSSDLVVSSAPVERAGAAAAISETAYETGIALGVALLGSLVMAVFRNGLDLSELPSGAAAESLGGVADLARQLPEAAGTSLLTSAHESFVTGIHLASVGIAGVLLVAAVLAFRSRAARS; via the coding sequence ATGGACATCACCACGGGCGCAGGCCCCGACCTGCGCGCCACCGCGCCCCGCGCCACGACGCGGGACTGGATCGGCCTGGCCGTGCTGGCCCTCGCCCTGCTGCTGCTCGCGGTCGACGCCACCGTGCTCGATATCGCGGTGCCCGCGATCAGCGCCGACCTGGCGCCGAGCACCACTCAGCTGCTGTGGATCATCGACGTCTACTCGTTCGTGCTGGCCGGCCTGCTGGTGGTGATGGGCAACCTCGGCGACCGGATCGGCCGGCGCAAACTGCTGCTGATCGGCGCGGCCGGCTTCGGCCTGGCCTCGCTGCTGGCGGCGTGGGCCGTCAGCCCGGAGATGCTGATCGCCGCGCGCGTGTTGCAGGGTCTCACCGGCGCGACCCTGATGCCGGCCACCCTCGGGCTGATCCGCGCGATGTTCCTGGACCCGCGTCAGCGCACCTTCGCCATCGCGGTCTGGGGTGCGATGGCCGGTGGCGGCGCGGCGGCGGGCCCGCTACTGGGCGGCTGGCTGCTCGAGCACTACTGGTGGGGTTCGGTGTTCCTGGCCAACCTGCCGGTCATGCTGGCGCTGGTCGCGCTGGGGCCGCTGCTGATCCCGGAATCGAAGGACCCGAACCCGGGCCGCTTCGACATCCCGAGCGCGGTGCTGTCGATGCTGGCGCTGGTGCCGTTCGTGTACGCGGTCAAGGAATTCGCGGCGCACGGCGTGAGCGCGGTGCCGATGGTCGCCGGCGTGATCGGTGTGGTGTCGGGCGTGCTGTTCGTGCGCAGGCAGCGCACCCTCGATCAGCCGATGCTCGACCTGCGCCTGTTCGAGCTGCCGAAGTTCCGCACCGCGGTACTGACCAACCTGCTCGCGGTATTCGCGCTGGCCGGTGTGCTGTTCTTCGGTTCGCAGTATCTGCAATTGGTGCTCGGCCGCTCGCCGATGCAGGCCGGACTGCTGTTGCTGCCCGGTCTCGCGGCCAGCGTGGTCGGCTCGCTGCTGGCCGCGGTGCTGGTGCAGCGCTGGCGGCCGACGGCCGTGCTCGGTGGTTCGCTGGCGGTGGCCGCGTTCGGCGCGGCCATGTTCTGCTGGCTGACCGCCGATGCGGCGACAGGCACTCTGCCGTTCGTGCTCGGCTTCGGGCTGATCGGCGCCGGCGTCGGCATCGCGCTGACGGTGTCGTCGGACCTGGTGGTCAGCTCGGCTCCGGTCGAGCGGGCCGGTGCGGCGGCGGCCATCTCGGAGACGGCCTATGAGACGGGCATCGCGCTCGGTGTTGCGCTGCTCGGCAGCCTCGTGATGGCGGTGTTCCGCAACGGCCTCGACCTGTCCGAGCTGCCGTCCGGCGCGGCCGCCGAATCACTGGGCGGCGTGGCGGATCTGGCGCGGCAGCTACCGGAGGCGGCGGGTACCTCGCTGCTGACGTCGGCGCACGAATCGTTCGTCACCGGCATCCATCTGGCCTCGGTCGGTATCGCGGGCGTGCTGCTGGTGGCGGCGGTGCTGGCGTTCCGATCGCGCGCTGCGCGGAGCTGA